A stretch of Anas acuta chromosome 3, bAnaAcu1.1, whole genome shotgun sequence DNA encodes these proteins:
- the HADHB gene encoding trifunctional enzyme subunit beta, mitochondrial, which produces MTSMLTHAIRNLPASSAWAARVFARSLSCSPQLQAAAVQPKSKKTLAKSGVKNIVVVEGVRIPFLQSGTSYADLMPHDLARAALQGLLNRTNVPKDVVDYIVYGTVIQEVKTSNVAREAALGAGFSDKTPAHTVTMACISSNQAMTTGVGLIAAGQCDVVVAGGVELMSDVPIRHSRKMRKTMLTLNRAKTLGQKLALISKIRPDYFAPELPAVAEFSTSETMGHSADRLAAAFAISRVEQDEYALRSHTLAKKAQDGGLLLDVVPFKVPGRDTVTKDNGIRPSSMEQMGKLKPAFVKPYGTVTAANSSFLTDGASAMLIMSEEKALAMGYKPKAYLRDFVYVSQDPKDQLLLGPTYATPKVLEKAGLTMADIDVFEFHEAFAGQILANLKAMDSDWFAQNYMGRKSKVGAPPLEKFNTWGGSLSLGHPFGATGCRLAITAAHRLKKEGGQYGLIAACAAGGQGHAMLVELYPQ; this is translated from the exons ATGACTTCCATGCTGACCCACGCCATCCGAAACCTCCCTGCTTCCTCAGCATGGGCTGCCAGGGTCT ttGCTCGGTCGCTCAGCTGCTCCCCGCAGTTGCAGGCTGCAG CTGTCCAGCCTAAGAGTAAGAAGACCTTAGCCAAAAGTGGTGTGAAGAATATTGTTGTGGTGGAGGGCGTCCGTATTCCTTTTTTGCAGTCTGGCACGTC GTACGCGGATCTCATGCCCCATGACCTAGCCAGAGCAGCGCTGCA GGGCCTGCTGAACCGGACCAATGTCCCAAAGGATGTTGTGGATTACATTGTGTACGGCACGGTGATCCAGGAAGTGAAAACGAGCAATGTTGCCAGAGAG GCTGCCTTGGGAGCTGGTTTCTCTGACAAAACTCCAGCCCATACAGTCACCATGGCTTGCATTTCTTCAAACCAGGCTATGACCACAG GCGTGGGTTTGATCGCAGCTGGGCAGTGCGACGTGGTCGTAGCAGGGGGTGTGGAGCTAATGTCGGATGTTCCCATTCGTCACAgcaggaagatgaggaagacTATGCTCACTCTGAACCGAGCCAAGACCTTGGGCCAAAAGCTCGCTCTGATTTCCAAAATTCGCCCTGACTACTTTGCTCCTGAG ctCCCGGCTGTGGCAGAGTTCTCCACCAGCGAGACCATGGGGCACTCTGCTGATCGCTTGGCTGCTGCCTTCGCCATATCCCGTGTGGAGCAAGACGAGTACGCCCTCCGCTCGCACACGCTAGCCAAGAAAGCCCAGGACGGAGGCTTGTTGCTCGACGTGGTACCCTTCAAAGTGCCAG GCAGAGATACGGTTACCAAAGATAATGGGATCCGCCCTTCCTCGATGGAGCAGATGGGCAAACTGAAGCCAGCTTTTGTCAAACCATATGGAACTGTCACAGCTGCCAACTCATCCTTCCTG ACAGACGGCGCCTCGGCGATGCTGATCATGtctgaagagaaggctctggcgATGGGCTACAAGCCGAAGGCTTACCTAAG GGACTTCGTGTACGTGTCCCAGGATCCAAAGGACCAACTGCTGCTGGG tcCAACGTACGCTACGCCCAAAGTGCTGGAGAAGGCTGGCCTGACCATGGCTGATATCGATGTGTTCGAATTCCACGAAGCTTTTGCT GGGCAGATACTGGCTAACTTGAAAGCTATGGATTCGGACTGGTTTGCACAAAACTACATGGGCAGGAAGTCAAAG GTCGGAGCCCCTCCTCTGGAGAAATTCAACACCTGGGGTGGTTCCCTCTCGCTGGGACATCCTTTTGGTGCCACTGGCTGCCGCCTTGCGATTactgctgcccacaggctgaagaaggagggagggcagTACGGCCTGattgctgcctgtgctgcaggagggcag GGGCACGCGATGCTAGTGGAGCTCTACCCTCAGTAA